Proteins encoded by one window of Candidatus Desulfatibia profunda:
- a CDS encoding HDOD domain-containing protein yields MELNCHRQHVPSGNYVISKKKNLKLDACLGTCVGVTLCDREAQVGGLLHLLLPEPTDPLNPWKPEIYASTGLPLFIKMLLESGACKNNLQACVAGGALVGPVSRQDLDLDIGGRTTAIVQTFLKDEQIPIRKVETGGYFSCRLSLDLKTFESSIQPLATQTFPAIDKFKKPTTAEISRTIDLVRPIPQIALKMTRMINAGNYNISKIAAEIKKDQVLSAKVIRLCNSAFIGLKKKIDSIDRALVILGEKLLLPLLLTASLELFLYDCGQGYSLCKGGLFQHALGTAIVAEELSRFTGKSSPQIAYTAGLLHDIGKIVLDQFIAGVYPLFYRRTQIDGIELCEVESKKLGISHPQAGQLLAESWSLPDRLADVIRHHHYPEKALVDLELTHLVYLADLLMSRFQVGQVLESLNMENLSQRLQKVGLESSQFPAIVELISQRLFNAQQDNPYPVSQV; encoded by the coding sequence ATGGAATTAAATTGCCATAGACAACATGTCCCTTCCGGGAATTACGTTATCAGTAAGAAAAAAAACCTGAAGCTGGATGCTTGTTTGGGAACCTGCGTCGGGGTAACGCTTTGCGACAGGGAAGCCCAAGTGGGAGGACTGCTGCATTTACTGCTGCCGGAACCTACCGACCCTTTAAATCCATGGAAGCCTGAGATATATGCCTCAACGGGTCTCCCTCTGTTTATTAAGATGCTCCTTGAAAGCGGCGCCTGTAAAAATAACCTCCAAGCATGTGTTGCCGGCGGCGCTTTGGTGGGTCCGGTGTCCAGACAGGATCTGGACCTTGATATCGGCGGGAGGACGACTGCAATTGTCCAGACGTTCCTCAAGGATGAACAGATACCGATTCGCAAAGTCGAAACCGGCGGCTACTTTAGTTGTCGTTTGAGTCTCGATTTGAAAACGTTCGAAAGTTCTATTCAGCCCCTGGCTACCCAAACTTTTCCGGCGATCGATAAATTCAAAAAACCAACGACCGCTGAAATTTCCCGTACGATAGATCTTGTTCGACCGATTCCCCAGATAGCGCTTAAAATGACAAGGATGATTAATGCAGGAAATTACAACATAAGCAAAATTGCCGCGGAAATCAAAAAGGACCAGGTCTTGAGCGCTAAAGTCATCCGGTTATGCAATTCAGCTTTCATCGGCTTGAAGAAAAAAATTGACTCCATTGACAGGGCTCTTGTTATCTTAGGTGAAAAGCTGCTTTTACCCTTGTTGTTGACGGCCTCTCTGGAACTTTTTTTGTATGACTGCGGGCAGGGTTATTCTCTCTGCAAGGGAGGGCTTTTTCAGCACGCCCTGGGAACCGCCATCGTTGCTGAAGAATTGTCCAGGTTTACCGGCAAATCCTCACCACAAATAGCATATACGGCGGGCCTGCTTCACGATATCGGTAAAATTGTTTTGGATCAATTCATCGCAGGTGTATATCCTCTATTCTATCGGCGAACCCAAATCGACGGGATTGAACTATGTGAAGTAGAAAGCAAAAAGCTTGGCATAAGCCACCCTCAGGCCGGGCAATTACTGGCCGAGAGTTGGTCCTTGCCCGACAGACTGGCAGACGTCATCCGGCATCATCACTATCCTGAAAAGGCCTTGGTGGATCTTGAGTTAACGCATTTAGTATATTTGGCCGATCTTTTGATGAGCAGATTTCAGGTGGGACAAGTATTGGAGAGCTTGAACATGGAAAATCTCTCTCAACGGCTGCAAAAAGTCGGGTTGGAATCATCCCAATTCCCAGCCATCGTAGAATTAATTTCCCAAAGATTGTTCAATGCCCAGCAAGACAATCCATACCCAGTCTCTCAAGTGTAA
- a CDS encoding GGDEF domain-containing protein, with the protein MSTKKDAVVLGGIENRKAFIQILQMMTDLKDVNSKLKREQAKLKKKNQELKFINRLSSAVAYDLNWDRILSRIIDAGFLKVLNFELVGLLYRIGPQWNLALHLSDNGINKEILERLKAAIAHRYYSLAGERISMLKLSLNLFSACVKISSHSTALSKLWFLPLSIADNPLGMLLIAPQNRGKSNHGKKELVTTVSHILAMSLKNAQEYHRLKQMTVKDALTGVFNRKGLNNFIQKEFHRAKRYERPLALVMIDVNNFKAVNDAFGHQAGDFVLRKLAKCLKHSVRRADIVARYGGDEFAILLPDTDMAKAETLMQRVLSRLNSHVFEWNSERIKVEISCGIATSGELTNEQSEKELISKADVRLYDVKRPQHLMYPVAKEG; encoded by the coding sequence ATGTCTACAAAAAAAGACGCTGTAGTACTAGGTGGAATTGAAAATCGAAAGGCCTTTATTCAAATTTTGCAAATGATGACGGATCTTAAGGATGTTAACTCCAAGCTAAAAAGAGAACAAGCCAAACTCAAGAAAAAAAACCAGGAACTTAAGTTTATCAATCGACTCAGCAGCGCGGTCGCTTACGATCTGAACTGGGACAGGATTCTCTCCAGAATTATCGATGCCGGTTTTTTGAAGGTTCTGAATTTTGAACTTGTAGGGCTCCTTTACCGCATCGGCCCCCAATGGAATCTGGCTTTGCACTTATCCGACAATGGCATCAACAAAGAGATACTCGAAAGATTAAAAGCAGCTATTGCCCATAGATATTATTCCCTGGCGGGTGAAAGGATTTCAATGCTTAAGTTGTCATTAAACCTGTTTTCAGCATGTGTTAAAATCTCTTCACACTCAACCGCCTTGTCCAAACTATGGTTCCTGCCGCTAAGCATAGCGGATAATCCCCTGGGAATGCTGCTTATCGCCCCCCAAAACAGGGGAAAATCCAACCATGGGAAAAAGGAGCTGGTAACCACCGTATCCCATATTCTCGCCATGTCCTTAAAGAACGCCCAGGAATATCACAGACTCAAACAGATGACGGTGAAGGATGCCCTGACCGGGGTTTTTAATCGCAAAGGTCTTAACAATTTCATTCAAAAAGAATTCCACAGGGCAAAGCGATACGAACGACCCCTTGCCCTCGTCATGATCGACGTCAACAACTTCAAGGCCGTCAATGACGCTTTCGGCCATCAAGCCGGAGATTTTGTCCTGCGAAAATTGGCGAAGTGTTTAAAACATTCGGTAAGACGGGCCGATATCGTTGCCAGGTATGGAGGAGACGAATTTGCAATCCTTCTGCCGGATACCGACATGGCGAAAGCGGAAACGCTGATGCAAAGAGTGCTGTCCAGGTTAAATAGCCATGTCTTCGAATGGAATTCAGAAAGAATTAAAGTTGAAATCAGCTGTGGTATTGCGACTTCCGGCGAACTAACAAACGAACAGAGCGAAAAAGAATTAATATCAAAGGCCGACGTCAGGCTTTACGATGTAAAGCGACCACAGCATCTGATGTATCCCGTAGCAAAGGAGGGATGA